One genomic window of Monodelphis domestica isolate mMonDom1 chromosome 1, mMonDom1.pri, whole genome shotgun sequence includes the following:
- the LOC107650787 gene encoding LOW QUALITY PROTEIN: ribonuclease P protein subunit p30-like (The sequence of the model RefSeq protein was modified relative to this genomic sequence to represent the inferred CDS: substituted 1 base at 1 genomic stop codon), producing the protein MAVFVDLNLRKGSDTKALKGLVENAAHLGYSTVAINHVVDFKGKKQEIDKPIVPSELFSFLPIVQGKSKPIKILSRLTLIVSDPSQCNVLRATSSPVKLYDIVAVFPKTEKLFHVACTSLDVDLVCITVTEKLPFYFRRSPINVAIEXGTGFDLTYSSAIKDSTMRRYTISNALSLMQICKGKNVIVSSGAERPLERRGLYDIANLGLLFGLSESDAKAAVSTNCRAILLHGETRKTAFGIIYTTKKPRTTEEDDNVPACKKAKCED; encoded by the coding sequence ATGGCTGTGTTTGTGGATTTGAACCTGAGGAAGGGCTCAGACACTAAAGCACTTAAAGGGCTTGTGGAGAATGCAGCTCACCTTGGATATTCAACTGTTGCCATTAATCATGTTGTGGATTTTAAGGGAAAGAAGCAGGAAATTGACAAACCAATAGTTCCTTCTgagctcttttcctttttacctaTTGTACAGGGGAAATCGAaaccaattaaaattttaagtagaCTGACACTTATAGTATCAGATCCATCACAATGCAATGTTCTGAGAGCAACATCTTCTCCTGTCAAGCTATATGACATTGTTGCAGTTTTTCCTAAGACAGAAAAACTTTTCCATGTTGCTTGCACTAGTTTGGATGTGGATTTAGTATGCATAACAGTAACAGAGAAGTTGCCTTTTTACTTTAGAAGATCTCCTATTAATGTGGCAATTGAATGAGGCACTGGGTTTGATCTTACTTATTCTTCTGCCATTAAAGACTCCACGATGAGGAGATACACCATTTCCAATGCACTTAGTTTGATGCAGATCTGCAAAGGGAAGAATGTAATTGTATCCAGTGGTGCAGAAAGGCCTTTAGAAAGAAGAGGACTGTATGACATAGCAAACTTAGGCTTGTTGTTTGGACTCTCTGAAAGTGATGCCAAGGCAGCAGTATCCACAAATTGCAGGGCAATACTTCTTCATGGAGAAACCAGAAAGACTGCTTTTGGTATTATTTATACAACAAAGAAGCCAAGAACAACTGAAGAGGATGACAATGTTCCAGCATGCAAAAAAGCCAAATGTGAGGACTGA